The sequence GCTGCATTCATTGTTACTAAGCTGCCgcaatatttttcgaattattcTGATAGAAGACATTTTTCTATGAATTCCACGAATATTCTCGTTTACATGCAGATTTACGAGCCAGAGTTCAATAGAGACAACCGattcaattatatttgtatgttaaaaattgaatttttactaTTTCGGTGCCCTGGCGGTATTCTATCGAACTGACGTCCGACAAAAATCAAATTCTCCACCGGAAGTCAAGTTTTTATGCATTAGTATAAATTTACATTCTAAATTTAGTACACCGTTAAAGTGAATGGAATATagtatgaaaaatttatttatatagaaactaCACTTGTCAGGAACTGAGGAAAGTTACAacaccgaaaaataacagtttgCGTCTCGATGATTGTAGACGCTCTCTTGACTAGAGCATGCAAGAGAGCCAGCGCCGTGAGTCTGCGCAAAGGAGTTCTCAAATCTGGCCGTCACCTGTATTGAAAAGGTAAGTGAGTCTTCTGTCATTAATCTTAACATCTTAATGTGAATTTCGGGAGCACGTGTCGCAAAAATATGATATATTGATAACGCGACGCGTTGTCAGTAGCCTCGTGGATTGTCACGCGAAATTACTCACGTGTTACGAATAAATATGTTCCGAGATGTCAGCGTCTTCGGCTCTGTGACGAAAATCTGCCAGACTACTGTTGTATTATCGCCGATACATTTGACATATATTTCTCGTTTTGCCCCCTTCATTCGTCGTTCTCTTGATCCGTCCTTGTCCCGCGTTACTATAATCGCTGAAATCTTAATAGTTTATGTCAAGTGCGACAAGAAACTTTCACCAGATTGCCGTAGGTACCGCGTACCTTCGCGGATTTTTCATTGTCGGCACTAGGCATTGCATTGACAGGACACCGAGTAATCTACAGAAAAGATCATTCGTAGATCATCGTAACCGCTGATCGATCGTTACGTGTTATTCATCTTTCAGATCGGTAATGATTCCCGCGTTTTTACCTGCGTGGTGCTCCACTTGGCAAGTAGACTTGTTTGTTTGTGCGTGCCGTATCATCTGTCATGGCGTGCCCGCTTGTGGCGCGTATCATATCGCTAACTTTTCTCCTTGTTGTTCGCTTAAGGTTTGTGTCAGTTTGTATTGTCACATAGATTGTCCGAGGGgaatcattgaaataatttcaggACAGTCGGTCTATCGAAATGTTTCATGCATTCGATCATTCGAATCAACATACTGTGAGCTGATCGAGACGGGGTTGGTTAGGACGGAGGGAAGGGAAAGAACCGACCATGGCGGCGACCGTACTGTGCCACGCGCCATGTCGGTCTCCTGCTCGCGCACGTCCTTCGTTTAGTGCACCACGTTAGTAGATTTCTTTTTTTGTCTTCGTTCATGAAAATGGTACACGGCTTGTCACGAGTAATCTTTAGTAGGAACTCGATGCGCTTGTAAAAGGGAGCCCACAAGTCACGTTCAATCTTGTGTATGCCCTGAAAATTAATAGGTTTTCTTTTATATCCGGCTGAATAAAAAAAGCCCAAGACATTTTTAGATGGGACCGCTGGCTTCAAACTTATGCACTTTTTCACAAATGCGCTCTAACATTTTGCCCTTCGTTTACAACAGCTTTTCTTGTTCGATCTCACTTTTCGGGTTTAATAAgaatctatatatttttttttgttcaaaatTGTAACCATTAATTCTTTTAAGAAGAAATTTCACTGGTGGccttaaatatttatgataattgCGAATTGTATGTCACTCTAATTTTTTACCTATAATTTGAATTGCCTTTATGCAAttgtgatttttcatttttataaatacgtgATGTTTCTCATTACAGTTAAAGACATTGTTTAATCGTACTTGATATCACTTGTACTTGCATATTAATATCTGTTGCATATTGATGTTCGAATGTAACTAGTGAGAATAGAAGATCATTTAAGATTGCAATAAATTTCGTTTTCAGAGTTTTCGTATCACAATGGTAAAGAAATGTGTCTCGGTATTTTTATTCCAACCAAAATACCGGAACCTGTTTTATCATAATGTAGGTCATCTCGATCAGATACTTGCGACATCGTTAAACATCGCCTGAATGAAATCGAAGTCTCTCGGACCTGAGTAATTTTATTGTCGGTGAGAATCTTGTTGATTGTTTGTCCGATAGATAAACAATTAAGCGGTTTGCCCAATAATCTATCGAGTAACTCGTATAATCGGGTGACATGTATTTGCATGGGGGATGGTACTGTCATCTATTTTTAAAACAGCAGAGCAACTGTAAAAGTGAGAAGGAAAGTTGAACTACTGAGTTAGCATGTCAGGGACACATCGTTCGTACACGATGCAATTtttgtttctccatttttttttcttcttttttcagaAAAACTTTCTTATCGTAAATGACACAGAAACTTTTAACTATTACGATTAAAATAACGCAATTGCACtcaaaagataattaaaaaaataactttcCATAACACGCTGAacacagaaattttattttcatttgcagCTCAAAGTAATtcaaaaaattacataaaaacattTCGCCAAGATGCattgtaatttctttattttttttttatttaatcttatctttttataaacatacgtatgataatattaatctttacaGTGATAAACAGATTaaatttatactaaatatttgGAACGCGTAAAGACAGATACAATGTACTTGATTGGAATTGTAATAATCGCGGAACTTCTCACTAATTAGTGTTTCTATCCATGctgttgttttctttttttaatcgaTATTAAAACCGTGCAGTTGCGTTCACAAAATATGAGTGACTATTTAAGATCGCGCAGTGGGGTCAGAGATCTGAGTCGTATCGGGATAAAGAAGCAACCGATCAACAAACCACGTGGCAACATCGCTGTAccctcctcttttttccccttcCTGTTGTCTGATGTCCCTTATAACGTCTCCGCACCCCTCCTCTCAATGTTCATCGACTGCAACGAGGCGAAAgcacatttacattttttcgCGTATAGGTGCGTTGCAACATTCTTGCTTTGTGGTTTGAACTACCGATGGCGCCACTCCCAGAATCAGTGAAAAAAATGTGTCGTGTGTCGAGACCGAGAGAGACGTTAGTATACAGGTCTGTGCATGATACCAACGCGAGAGTTTCAAGTTCCATTTGCCCTTTTCGACAAATTAATTAAcctgaaaattttcattaaaaaaaaaagaaaagagaaacaatACACtcgttacaattattaaacGTTTTGTGCATAAATTTTCTTGGTTTCATAATGTCGATGGAAAGAAACTTATCACGGGAATTGACGCGTGTTTAGTATCGTTCTGGTTAGCGTCAGgatatttattagaaaacagTTCGCATTAAATTGAAGagaaacttaattaattaaggTAAGACGATACAACGGATACGGAGGTATAACCGTGTATACGGTACCAATGTCATGTTCAGATTATTGAAAATGATGTTACGCTCCTGGATAAAATCATCCTTGAGAAAGACAAGGACGGAGGGGTACTATACAGAGTAAATTCGGAATATCGAAGGAAAACTGGTTTGCCTCTGCGCGTTGCACCTACTACGATATGTGTATCTCGAACGAATACCGCCTTGTGCGTATATTCCTCTATGCGACTAACGAACTTGCTGAAGTTAAACACCCCTCTCGATTGCAAATTTTCATTGGCCACCGTTCGCGGTGTGTTACGTGACGTCACTGATtcgttttttttgttctttttttgtttttaatttacttaaatcAAAAGAAATGCTTGCAAAAGAACTGAatgattagaataattattgaaattcactggattatttctcaaatataatGCATGACAGTAGACTCTacaattgttttgaaaaaatagatTGCAACCATTTATCTCTTTGCGTTTACATGACATTTCAGAGGTATCTCGGTATCTTTCAAAGtacatatttaatgtttattgaaTACCAGGTGTCAGTCAAGGAATCCACGCGTACTTTCTGGTTGATACAACTTAATTATCATACTAAAAATTTATCGAAGAAATGATATTTTACGAAATCCAGTGTTTTATCATACATAATACATATTAGTTGCACACTGCACTTTATTGGGGTTTCTCTCTTCCCTATTTTTAGATTCTTGTGCCGGCAGTCGGATAGTTTCccatttcttttcttcttttgaaattaaaatgaattttgtcaCGCTGGCAACAAGCTCATTCGttttttcttatatatatatatataatttattcgttGATAAATTGCTCtttaagataataaaaatactttcgcAAATTGTTTATGAAAATCGTTGCAGTCGCTGTACATGTATAAACTAGAAAATTATGTGACGGatatgaaacaattttgtttctattatagatagattAGTAACTAATACTtcgaattgtaaaatatttacaatttaattaattctatagaatacattttgtttatttgttaattagaaattttgcaTGACAGGatgaaaaaaatcattaataatttgttgaaaagGAAAGTATTGTACTCGGGCTAAATAAAAGTGTGGCTTAAGTGTTCAATTTCGCATTCTATGCTTTAACGTTAAAGTGACAGATATTTTTGGTGAAGTAGAAAGAAGTGTTTGGTGAAGTGTCGATTTCCTTCAGTACATTGTTTTTCTTTACAGTTTTATCGTGTAATATAAGTGGGGATTCGTGAGATTATGGACGCCCCTTAGTAGCATGCGTGCGTCACGGCGCGTAGCGTCTTGTACGTGTACACTGTCAAGCCGAAATCGCGGTGTTAGTTACAGAACTGGCAACAAATCGATGTAAACAAGTATATAATAAAGATGGTGACAATATACGATTTTCTCGTCGTGACAAATTATCGCGAATGAATTTCGTACTTGATTTTATACATATCCGTACGGACAGAACGAAGTTAATTTCGACTACGGTCATACGATCATCGAAACATGCTGTATCCAATAAAGGTACATTATTTTCAGGACGCGTTGAACATACGGTTGACCTTGTACCTatatgcaattcttctttgtaGGTGATTACTTACAATTATAAACGTAAACCGATTATAAATTCTCAACAATATTGGAGTGAATTCGGTTGGAATAAACTTTTATTGGTTTTGTTATGAATTTGTTATCATGTAATATACTTTGTTTATGTaagattttaagaaaattttaatcagACACTTTATTCAGCATTAAAAGTATTGTTCAGTGATGTTTTGGTTTTTCAGGAGCAGTCTCAAAATAACTTGCAAAATGTTTAGTTTTCACAAGCCAAAGGTGTATCGATCTAGTACAGGATGTTGCATTTGTAAGGCGAAGTCTAGCAGGTACACAATGAGATGACTTTCCATTACtgcaaagaaataatatcattgTTTATCACCAAGAATTTGAAGaataaaatgcaaaaatatttttctgtaccTATAGCTCAAGATTTACAGACAGTAAAAAATACGAGGATGATTTTATGGAATGCTTTCAACTTGAGGAAAGACGAACTGGAGAAATTTGTAATGCATGCGTACTCTTAGTGAAAAGGTGGAAAAAATTACCTGCAGGAAGCAATCGTAATTGGAGACATGTGAGTTCCAacaaatacattattatttatttcatttgttttttttattatagcgttatctataaattaaattgtGATATTGTATAGGTTGTTGATGCACGTGCGGGACCTGGTATAAAATCACTaacaaaatttaaatcaaaaaataaaaagaaaataaaagatatgccagaaaaatttgaaaagattatgaaaaagaaacatatcTATTTGAAAACAGACAGAGATCGTGAACAAAGTCCAGCAATGAGCGATGATTTAACAGGTTGGTAGTAAGAATGTAATcattgatttaaaatatattaaaatacaatttatttaaattatattgtttaccAATTGTTTAAATGTTCTTATAGAAGattatttaaatggaaatgGCAGTAAAAGTTCAAGTCGTGCTGGTAGTCCTGTAGGGAGTGATGATATTCCAGTTactgaaaaacaattaaatatgcAGGATATTTCAGAATCAAAAGATGATTTAACTGTCAAtggatttattgatctatcatatttcaaaaggttaattttttaattaaaaatatacattcatatCCCTTAAGTGTAGTATATACagaaagtataatttttcattgatattttaggGAAATTATTTGTTGTGGAACAATATTTAAAGGTCCATATGGAGAAGTAATAGTGGATCCTTCATTAATAAAACCTTGTATCGGTTGCATAGCTAGACAACAACGACAGCAACAAACAAATGCATTAAGTTGCAGCCCTGTGCATAGTTCTGCATCGGCCAGTCCTGCCCACAGTTCTGCGTCTGCTAGTCCTGCTCATAGTGTAGAGTCTGGTACAGAGACTGCAGTCTCTAAACAGACAAGTAAGACATTTAGTGACTCGTCATCAGATTCTGGCTATGATGAATCCTCCAACCAAGGAGTTGCTGAGAGTaagattacaaaaattattcaaagtacCAGTGCTACTGTAAAGCCAGCAATTAAGATACAACCATTGAAAAGTGTTCAACTTAAAGCTATACCAGTATCGGAAGCTGTCAGGTTAAAAACAGACGTGCCAATTAAATTGGTACCTATAAAACAAATTGATCAACTATCCTGTAAGCCATTGTCTTTAGTTTCTTCTACCAATGTTTCTTTAAGCAGTAGTACTTCACACTCCATTGTTACCGTCCCAAGCAATCCACTCGTCGATTTTGCCATGCACGCAGCCTCCTCAAGGCAATCAGTCTCTAATTAATGTCAGTCTCTCatagatttttaatttatttttttcttacacATAGATAGACATATACTATGATGCAAAATTGTGTGTTAAATATGCTACCATTTACTATCTCAGATTACAAAGGCTCTGGACGAGAGTGTTTAAGTTTTATCATATCGAACACAGAGAGTTTATAACGTTATGAATGGTGAAAAGTGAATTCTTGTAATTAGAAGAACTGTTATAATATGCAGTAGATA comes from Nomia melanderi isolate GNS246 chromosome 7, iyNomMela1, whole genome shotgun sequence and encodes:
- the LOC116433127 gene encoding uncharacterized protein LOC116433127 isoform X5 is translated as MSSLKITCKMFSFHKPKVYRSSTGCCICKAKSSSSRFTDSKKYEDDFMECFQLEERRTGEICNACVLLVKRWKKLPAGSNRNWRHVVDARAGPGIKSLTKFKSKNKKKIKDMPEKFEKIMKKKHIYLKTDRDREQSPAMSDDLTEDYLNGNGSKSSSRAGSPVGSDDIPVTEKQLNMQDISESKDDLTVNGFIDLSYFKREIICCGTIFKGPYGEVIVDPSLIKPCIGCIARQQRQQQTNALSCSPVHSSASASPAHSSASASPAHSVESGTETAVSKQTSKTFSDSSSDSGYDESSNQGVAESKITKIIQSTSATVKPAIKIQPLKSVQLKAIPVSEAVRLKTDVPIKLVPIKQIDQLSCKPLSLVSSTNVSLSSSTSHSIVTVPSNPLVDFAMHAASSRQSVSN
- the LOC116433127 gene encoding uncharacterized protein LOC116433127 isoform X2 — protein: MAPLPESVKKMCRVSRPRETLVYRSSLKITCKMFSFHKPKVYRSSTGCCICKAKSSSSRFTDSKKYEDDFMECFQLEERRTGEICNACVLLVKRWKKLPAGSNRNWRHVVDARAGPGIKSLTKFKSKNKKKIKDMPEKFEKIMKKKHIYLKTDRDREQSPAMSDDLTEDYLNGNGSKSSSRAGSPVGSDDIPVTEKQLNMQDISESKDDLTVNGFIDLSYFKREIICCGTIFKGPYGEVIVDPSLIKPCIGCIARQQRQQQTNALSCSPVHSSASASPAHSSASASPAHSVESGTETAVSKQTSKTFSDSSSDSGYDESSNQGVAESKITKIIQSTSATVKPAIKIQPLKSVQLKAIPVSEAVRLKTDVPIKLVPIKQIDQLSCKPLSLVSSTNVSLSSSTSHSIVTVPSNPLVDFAMHAASSRQSVSN
- the LOC116433127 gene encoding uncharacterized protein LOC116433127 isoform X6, translating into MFSFHKPKVYRSSTGCCICKAKSSSSRFTDSKKYEDDFMECFQLEERRTGEICNACVLLVKRWKKLPAGSNRNWRHVVDARAGPGIKSLTKFKSKNKKKIKDMPEKFEKIMKKKHIYLKTDRDREQSPAMSDDLTEDYLNGNGSKSSSRAGSPVGSDDIPVTEKQLNMQDISESKDDLTVNGFIDLSYFKREIICCGTIFKGPYGEVIVDPSLIKPCIGCIARQQRQQQTNALSCSPVHSSASASPAHSSASASPAHSVESGTETAVSKQTSKTFSDSSSDSGYDESSNQGVAESKITKIIQSTSATVKPAIKIQPLKSVQLKAIPVSEAVRLKTDVPIKLVPIKQIDQLSCKPLSLVSSTNVSLSSSTSHSIVTVPSNPLVDFAMHAASSRQSVSN
- the LOC116433127 gene encoding uncharacterized protein LOC116433127 isoform X3 gives rise to the protein MNLLSLMFWFFRSSLKITCKMFSFHKPKVYRSSTGCCICKAKSSSSRFTDSKKYEDDFMECFQLEERRTGEICNACVLLVKRWKKLPAGSNRNWRHVVDARAGPGIKSLTKFKSKNKKKIKDMPEKFEKIMKKKHIYLKTDRDREQSPAMSDDLTEDYLNGNGSKSSSRAGSPVGSDDIPVTEKQLNMQDISESKDDLTVNGFIDLSYFKREIICCGTIFKGPYGEVIVDPSLIKPCIGCIARQQRQQQTNALSCSPVHSSASASPAHSSASASPAHSVESGTETAVSKQTSKTFSDSSSDSGYDESSNQGVAESKITKIIQSTSATVKPAIKIQPLKSVQLKAIPVSEAVRLKTDVPIKLVPIKQIDQLSCKPLSLVSSTNVSLSSSTSHSIVTVPSNPLVDFAMHAASSRQSVSN
- the LOC116433127 gene encoding uncharacterized protein LOC116433127 isoform X1, which gives rise to MQESQRRESAQRSSQIWPSPVLKRSSLKITCKMFSFHKPKVYRSSTGCCICKAKSSSSRFTDSKKYEDDFMECFQLEERRTGEICNACVLLVKRWKKLPAGSNRNWRHVVDARAGPGIKSLTKFKSKNKKKIKDMPEKFEKIMKKKHIYLKTDRDREQSPAMSDDLTEDYLNGNGSKSSSRAGSPVGSDDIPVTEKQLNMQDISESKDDLTVNGFIDLSYFKREIICCGTIFKGPYGEVIVDPSLIKPCIGCIARQQRQQQTNALSCSPVHSSASASPAHSSASASPAHSVESGTETAVSKQTSKTFSDSSSDSGYDESSNQGVAESKITKIIQSTSATVKPAIKIQPLKSVQLKAIPVSEAVRLKTDVPIKLVPIKQIDQLSCKPLSLVSSTNVSLSSSTSHSIVTVPSNPLVDFAMHAASSRQSVSN